Sequence from the Papilio machaon chromosome 21, ilPapMach1.1, whole genome shotgun sequence genome:
ACCACTTGAGCAGCGCGTTGCGCTTCGAGCCGCCGTTCTTCACCTGCAGCGCGTTCAGCGGGTCCTTGCGCTCGCCTGCACGCAGCCGCACAGAGAACTCGGTAAGTAGAAGGTATGCATAGACGAGGGGAATTATTCTGTTTTTATGCATCTGTATTTGCGAATGACTATGGgcggcggtcgcttcgctattacGGCGAATTCGGGTGGccgctcgctcgtttgccaccttatgatataaaaaaggagGTGCGAGGAACGAGAGATGTGGACTTACAGATGTCGCCGTAGCTGTTGCGGCGCACGAAGGACTCCATCGCCTTCTGGTGCAGGCTGGCCAGCGCGCGCTCCTCGTCCGGCACGTTGGTGTTGGCCGCCGCGCTCTCTGCATCACCGCGCCGTTAGCACATCGCACGCCCACGCCCCGCCCCCGCGCGCCCACGCCCCGCCCCGCGCGCCCACGCCCCGCCCCCGCGCGCCCACACTCGCCGCGGACGCGCCCACCGCTACCGCTCACGGCGGCTTCGTGTTCAGTAAGTAGCCGACGGCGGTGGACACGCCCGCGGCCGCACAATGCCCTCCCCACACGTTGTACATAGAAAAGcaacattaaacaataaagaaaCCTAGATCtatgtaacaaacaaaaccAAAACAGTATCTGTATGAGTGTGGAGAGTGACATGATGTATCTACATATCTGATAGGATGGAAGGCGAAGCGGGGATTTTGGAATTATAACAGTTGTATGTGCAGTGGCAGTACTTGATTGATGCTATGTTCACCTTTTATGTCTAACAGCGACGCTCCAGTAAATTCCAAAATGCCTCGCTTCGATTTCCTTACTGAGttatatgtattaaacttAAGTGAACAGTTTAATGGATTAAAGTGTTGAGAATGATTCGGAAGTTTGACAGAGCGGATGTTAATAAggttcaaataaacaaacataacaaTCACCAGACGACCCTTAAACAACCCCCCTCCCCCCGCCCCACCTCGCCCCACACCGCACTGGATTAAGCCTATAATACTATCAGACGTTGGTTTGACAAAGAAAATAGTTATTACTAAGCTCTTTATTGCTCCGTTTTAAAGCTTAAGCAccataacaaataaagttaacaCGATATTTCATTAGTAGAGAACAAGCAGAGTTGAGATGAACTAGTGGTGAATGATCAGTGGTGAGTGCGACACGAGCGACACGAGCACGAGACACACAAGGTGATGGGTGAGGCTGAGGCGGGCGCCGGAACATCGGCCCGCTAGTGGCCGGGTCGAGCGCGCCTCGCTGCGGACAGAACGCGCTGCTCACCCTCGGTTCATAGGAGGGAGGGGGGGGGAGATAGGGTGTCATCAACCTTCATGCTAGGTGACGCAGTGCATGTATTGTATTATGTCGGCGCCGCTGAAGTTTTGAAAGAGTAGCACACATCGGAATGACATGCAAAGCTGGATACGCGTCACATTACCACCCTCAACAGATACAGATGTAGTGTATGTAAGAGGTTGTACATTTCCTAGTTTCTGTCACTTCGTGTATTTGATTAGATTCGATTCTATTTTGGTGAGTGAGGTGCCATCTATTCATATTCCTGCGAAGTGTCTCAGCACTACATAACTATGGTAAGAAACTTggtatacatattttagaaagtgatgtttaacaaaataatacgaTAATGAAGAGACGGAAACCGACAGCGCAATGTCGGCGCATGCGCATGCACCTAACACGACGGCGGCGTTACCTTGCGGCGGCGGCGTGGGGCGGAGCACCCGCGGCGCCGCCTGGGACCCCGCCGCGGGCGGAGACGCGGACCCGCCCCTAGCGCCCGAAACGCCCCCGGACCCGgaccccgcccccgcccccgcccccgcacccgcacccgcCTGCAGACAAACGTTCGAATATTGTACTGTAACGACCTCTTGTACACCACATCAAACTGACACTGTTCGCAACCGGCGGTGAACATATCACTCTGGTTTGAACACTAATTAGTGATCAAAAAGTAGAAGTAGtacacaataaataacaatgcaTAGTTTAATTATGTTGGTACCTGCAGGTAGGCGGTGGCGGCGGTGGCGGTGGCGGTGGTGGCGGTGGTGCCGGCGGGGGCGGGTGTGGTGGTAGCGGCGCGGGGCTCGTCGGGCGCTGCGGGCGGCCAGTCGGCGGCGGGCGCCTGCTTGGCCGCCTTCGCCGCGTTCTCTATGCTCTCGATGAGCGACTTGACGGACAGCCGCGAGTCCTGACGGCTCACTCCTGCGCACACAAGAACACGACTCACCCCATGTCATTTGCGTATGACGTTTCGGGAGCAAAATTCAACAAGATCAGATTATTGTAACTCGATCGCGACCGTTGGGAAAACCAAGAATACCTTTACCGCGGCGGTGTGTGGCGGCGCTCGCCATGATGTCCTGCAGCGAGGCGCTGGTGAGCAGCGGGGCGGGCGGCGCCGCCTCCTCCGCGCGCCCCGCCCCCGCGCCCGCTGGCCCCGCCCCCGGCCCCGCCCCCAACGCTGCAACACGACAACAGGTCAACATGCCGCCCCAGGATTCGCTTATAAGTTTATAGCTGTTGAGGGTGACGATATAATTATCAAGtcgacaaaataattttttaatcttgttaAGACTTAAATGAAGCCAGAACCATTGTTATGACAAACATACACGTTTACCCTTTACCATGGatcgtttataaataatataaaacaaagaataaccttattaaaaaaacactatacTTCGTTTTATACCCTCGGaatcaatttacaaaaagCCTAAGAAGTCACTCAGTGATAAACTGTGCGTAGAGCCGGCGACGGCGACGGCGTGTCACAATGAAGCGAATGCGGGCGataccaccaccaccaccacctcTACACCTCGACGTGCTGCACAACCGCTGGTCTACTTCAACCTGAACCCTTCCCCCTGTTTTACATGCATACTCTCGACGACCTCCACCGCCACGTTTAGAGGACAAAACCatttacaacataaaatgCAGGTCTGTTAGGGAATAAGGAGACATAAGCGAGAGGACAGGAGTAGCGCGGGTCGCGGGCGGCGCTCGCGGGCCTCACACACACAAGCCTCACTTACGTAGCGGCCTCGGCGGGGGCGGAGGCGGGGGCGGAGGcgggggcgcgggcgcgggacCGTTCAGCGACCGTATCGGGTGCGACAGCCGCTTGTGCTGCAGAGACTTCCAGTGGTAGGTGCCGGGCTGCTGCGGCGCCCGCGATCTGTCCTGTGTCCGGAGGAAAATTTCGCTGTTCCACATTTCGCCCGGTTTGAGAACTTCCGTCTGAGATGATTGTGTCGATACGTTTTGGCCGAGGTTTTTTGCGAAGGCGTTGCGCCTATTTATCAAATCCCTCGCACTCGGGGATCTCGCCAGAGATATGACGGCCTGCGTCGTTTGTGAGATGTCCTCGGCGGTTTGTGGATTTTCACGCTTGGCCGGCGGTCTTCCCGCTTCCCGTCTTCCAGGTCTCTTAGGTTTTCGCGGAACTTTCAGAACCTCCTCTCTGGCGAGCGCGGGCAAGGTCGGAGCTGCGCAGACCTTGTCGTCGTCGGCGCGGTTGTCGGCGCGTTTGTCGGCGCGGTTGTCGGCGCGGTTGTCGGCACGGTTGTCGGCGCGGTTGTCGGCGAGGTTGTCGGCGCGCTTGGCGATGGGTTCGCCGATTTCCTCGTAGTAGTTCTCCTGCGGCTCGCGCACTGTCGCCGCACAGCTCTGGGGGCTGTCGGCTCGTCCGCCGCCAGAAGCTATCGAGGCGTTCTCCGTCGGCCGATAGTAATGGTTATCTATTAGCCATTCCGgcgtttttgatattttacttatgttaATCTTTGGTGATTCCTTTGACTTCGTCGATGCGCTACTCGTTTTCGTCTCAGTTAAATATTCACTGGAAGATTTCCACGAAACAAACGGCAAATGTTTaggtttaacatttttttggtAGATTCCTTTCTTTTTGGTACTTTCTGCAGCGGGCAGGGCGAGTGTTTCGTTAGTTTTCTGGTCTTCGGTCACAACCTGGTCGATATCGTCATAATAGATCGTGGCCGATGCGGCGTgcggcgcggggggcgcggggggtgcggggggccTCAGCAACACGGGTCGTAATAAGACCGGACTGATAATGACCGGAGAAGTCTTTCCATCCGTAATACTGATGCTGGTATTTACAATGTTCAATGGTGCTAAAAAggttttaacattatttttgggTACTTTGTTATCTTTAGTTAAGTAGGAGAGGGGGGCACGTGAGGTTAACGGGAGCGTAGTGGGCGCGGCGGGCGTGGTGGGCGTGGTGGGCATGgtgggcgcggcgggcggtgAGGGGTTGGTGTCGTGCAGACTGTGTATTTTCAAACGATAACTAACATCGCCCGCTGCCGGTGTATTCGTTGTTTCTTTGGTTTCTTCTACTGATTCATATAAGGCCGCATTATTTGCGATACCAAAATTTTCATACCCAGATTGTTCTACAATtggggtaaaatttttgtttaaatcgtccgCAACGAGTGCGCCGGGTGCGGCGGGTGCGGCGGGTGCGGCGGGTGCGGCGGGTGCGCCGGGTGCGGCGGGTGCGGCGGGTCTTCTAATTCTGTTTAATGCAGCTTTAAAAGTTAACTTAAGTTCCTCGTTTGCTTTTTTCAAGTCTTGTTCCAATTTGTCACTCAATACAATTTCCGGCGGATTTTCGTGCATCGCTTCATTTAAGGTACAATTTTGAGGAGTCGACTCGTCTTTCCGCAAGTATGAATACGGTAAAGTTGAATTATCTCTACTCGATGACTTCACACCGGTATGATCTCTTAATAAATCCGGGGAATGACAAGGcgctttataattaacatcCAACTCGTGGTTCAAGCGATTGTTGTTTTCCACTTCCAAAACGTTGTTGTTTTCTTCGAAGGAAGATGGAAGAAAAACGCTGTCCGAGCTCCCCGTGCAGAGCGATATATCACTGGAAAGATGGCCGCCCACAAACTCCACGCTGGTGGACTCCTTTAAAACATCCCGGAAGCCGTCGGCGGTGCTTACGTTGTCGAGGCTCAACGACCTGGGCGGGTCCCGGCGCGGCCCCGCCCCACCTCCGCCAATGGCGGACGACCACGatttacaaagtaatttgCGGCAGGGGGCGGCCGGATCGCCGACCTCCTCACTTTCCGAATCCAATGCGGCCCGTCTGCTGAGCTTTCGTCCGGAGACGTCGATGGCATTTTGCCTCGGCAACCCTTTGCTTCTAAAGGGAGGGAGGACGACCTCCGCCAGTATTTTATGTTTGCCGCTGTCGGAATTTAACAACGGTTCATCGTTGTTGCCGGCGTCGTCGTTCGTCTCGTCTGTGGTGACGTCCTCGATTTCCAGTGTGAAAGCAGCGCCGGACTTGCGGAAAGCCTGGTCGACGAGGCGAGCGGCGCGCGGCGGCTCGCCCACACTGTGCACCCTGCTGAGGTAGCGCGTGCGGATGTCGCGGAACACGTCCGCCTCCTGCCCCGCTGCCGGCCCCGCAGTCCGCCCCGCAGCCCGCCCCGCAGTCCGCCCCGCAGCCCGCCCCGTTGTCTGCCCCGCTGCCTCTTCTCCGAACTCACCCTCCCTGCAAAAGCTTTTCTCGTCGTCGGAGCGACATCGCGCGCTCTCACACGATTCCGACCTGTTTACACCTGCGTTGGTACACCAAGTCATTATTAGACATGTCATTTgtcacaaataaatatgtacacgATAGGATACATGACGATCGTTTGTTAGTGGCATGAGTGGCATGACCGGAGCTGAAGCACTACATTATGTACAGTTAGTGCGGCGGACGATGCGTTAATGCCTCCGCGGGGCGAAGGCGTCAGCGCGCCTCGCATGCGGCGGCGCCCGGGGCTACGTTACCGCGGAGTGGAGCGAGTCAAGCTACAATATATCAATAACTAGGAAAAACCCGCAAATACAATTCTCAATTCTACAAGTGGGAGTTCGTGCTGGGCGTGGGCATGCCGTGGGGGGCGGGGGGGGGGAGGGGGCTCACCTGGGCGCGCCTGCAGCTGGTCCTCGAGCGCACGCACGCGGTCTCGCGCCGCCTTGTTCTCCTGCACGAGCCGCTCCAGCTCGCGCTGCGCCTCCGTCTTGAAGTCGTTGGCGACGCGGACCGTCATCAGCAGGTCGCTCTGGAACTGCTTCCATTCCGCCTCCTGGAAAAGCACATCCTTCGTGGTACCGCTTTTGCTGTATATCGCGGCAGGTAAGGGCGGAGTGCGAGGTGCGAGGTGCGAGGATACCGACGTCGCGCTCCTTGTCGCGCTGCAGCTGCGCCAGTCTCGCGCGCGTCTCCTGCAGCTGCCGCTCCAGGTCGCCGGCGCGCGTCGCCGCCTCGCTCGCGCGCGACAGCAGCGACAGCTTCTCGTCCGCCGCCAGCTGCGCCTGCGCACACACACGCGCGTTACTGCATCGCAAGCACACAATTACAAAAtcacatttaaatgtataacaatATAAGAGAGCAGGGCACGGCACCTGGATCTGCAGCTCGGAGACGGTCTCCTGCAGCGAGTGCAGCTGCCCCTGCAGCGCCGCGCGCTCCTGCCGCGCCTGCTGCACCTGGAACTCCAGCTCGGAGATCGTCGACTTGGCGTTGTTGCGAGACACCTGCACAAGCGACACGCAACACCAACATTCTATATCTCGTATACGTCTCGGTTATGTATCGTCGTCGAGTTTTAAGAAGGTTAACCGCAGAGGCAGCGGCAGAAGTACCAGTGCGTCGTCGTGCAGCTTGCGGGCGTCGTGGTGCGCGCGCTCGAGCTGGCGCTGCGCGTGCGCGAGTCGCTCGGCCAGCGcgtgcgcgcgcgccgccgccgcgtccgcctcgcgccgcgccgccgccgccgccgccgcctcggccgccgccgcgccctccgccgcgcccgccAGCTTGGCCTTGGCCGCCTCCAGCAGGCCCTCCAGCGTGCCCAGCTGGTGCTGGCGCGCGCCCGCCAGCTCGCGCGCCGCCCCCGCCTCCTGCTCCCAGTGCGCGCGACTCGACTCCGCGCGCTCCAGCGCCGCCTCCGTGCTCCTGTCCCCCAAACAATGTACGACGCTAACATTTCTGCTTCAAATTGTGGTACGAAGTGGAAGCCGGTGATGTACGAAATGTGGAACTAACCGCAGGCGGTCGGCGAGCGTCTCGTTCTCCTTGGCGGTGCGGTCGAGAGCGGCGCGCGCCTCCGCCAGCTCGGCCGCCAGCTGCTCCTGCCGCCCGAGCAGCAGGCGCCGCTCCTCCTGCGCCGTCTGCGACATCCACATCGTCACATTGCCATCTTCGTCTTTGACGAACTTATAAATTCGATCGaaaactatataatttaatgcttAAATCTTTTCATAAAACGATGCGGCGTACCTTGAGCACGGCGTAGAGGTGCCGGCCGGGGTCGCCGGCTGCCAGCGCGTCCGGCTCCACGCCCTCGCGCAGCAGCAGCTCCTGCAGCGTGTCCACCTGCAGACCGGTCTGGCTGTACTCTACTGTGCATGTTTTGTTCACGATGCTAAGCTCCACATAATGAATAGGCGACGGTACCGCCTCCAGGGGCGAAGGCCCGGTACCTTGGTCCTGCTGTCCTCCAGCTTCTCCGTCTGTCGGCAGAGCGACTCCAGCAGCACCTGCTTCTCGTCGGCCAGCCGCTCGTTGTCCGCGTGCGCGTCCGCCAGCTGCGTCTGCAGGTCCGCCAGCTCGGCCAGAGTCGCTTGCAACTCCTCGCTCGTGCTGCAGAACAACCACATCAGCCTCATCCAAACTGCCGCATTCACTATAACCTTACTAGACATCTACTAAGTTTGACAACATCGACACGAAGTAAGCAATCTTTTGCTCTAACGTAACGATGGGTATATTCAATACAGCTCGATATTTCTAGCAccaaatactaaataaaataattcagtgCAAAGCCCGTAAAGTAAATTTAGTCTACAATGAGATGACCGAGCGGAGTAGATATAGAGAGAAATGTGAGAGATGCAAGTCGACCGCGAGCGACAGGGTACAAGTGCGGTGTGTACCTCGCGCCCTCACCCACGAGCAGACACCTGCGCCTGCGACCGCAACGTCCCCGTAACCACCCCGCCGTCATATAAACATTCATTTACACATTAACACATTACTCATTAGAATGTAGATAACGATTAGATATAGTAGTCTCGCACCTGTAGTGGTGCTCCTCCATCTGCAGGATGCGGTCCTGCAGGCACGCCACCGACACCTCGCTCAGCGACGACGACGAGTGCTTGTCCCACTCCGGCGTGCCCGCCTCGCCCGCGCCCTCGCCCTCGCCCTCCGCCTCGCCCTCGCCTTCGCCCTGAAACACGTTCCATCGAATAGGTCAAAATATATAGTGTCGGGGAACGTGATGGAGGAGATTTATGTAACGCGAAAAGGTATGCCGAGACTGACGTTGTGTGCGAGCGCGATGGAGGCGGGCGCGGAGGAGTGCATGCGGCGCGGCGCCGGCGCCAGCAGCAGCTGCCGCTTCTCGCTGTCGGAGAGCGGCGAGTGCGCGACGCCCCGCAGCCGCGCCCGCAGCGCGCCGTTCTCATCCGCCAACCGCTCCACTGCGGCCGCGCGCTCCGCCTCCTGCGCGCGCAGCCGCGACACCTCGCCCCGCAGCCGCGCCGCCTCGCTCGCCGTCTCCGCCAGCCGCGCCGCCAGCCTGGCGCGCTCCGCCTGGCCCGCCGCCACCTCGCGCCGCAGCGCCGCCGTCTCGCTCTCTGCCTCCCCCTCGCCCTCCCCCTCGGTCGACCCCGCCGACACCTAGCAAGACAAATAATACACCGTTAACGTAATGTAGACCATACCTAGAAAATAAGTAcgtacattattaaattaccaaACAAATCATTGACTCAGTAGAAAAATGTAATCATAAATGGCCGGCGGGTCCGGACACCCCCACGCAGAACCTGCCTTCTTAGAGATCCCGGACTGGAGGCATCTTATAGTATATGTAAAGcgacaattaaataaatcgaatCGTACCTCGGAAGGCGGGCGGGGACGCAGATCGAGATGAAAGGCGTGCATCTGGGAGTCCAGTGTGACGGGCAGACTGACGCACTCCTGCGAGCCGCGCCGCGAGCCTAGCTCCTCGGCGCTGCCGTACTCCCTCAGCGCGCTCGCGCCGCCCGCCTCGCCCGTGCCGCCCTCTTCCGCCACAGCATTATTGTCGTCCGGTTCCGGCTCCCGCTTCTTGTGCGCTTTGTGCAGCTTCTCCTTGGAGCCGAAGATCTTCAGCGGCTTATCCCGCGCCGGCGCGACCTTGTGATGCTTAGAGTCGAGGCTGGAGACGGAGGGTGCGCCCTTGAGCGCGGGCTCCTGCTTACCCTGTTGCCCTCTACGGAACAACGATTTGAACTTCATCATCTTGCACTATCGCATGTTCGTTTCGTATCACTGATCGCTGTAGTTCGTTAGCGGCATGGCGTGCGCGCCTGCAACGCCGCTCGCCTTAATCACGAATCGTTCAGTGAGCGGTTCGCAATGAGCAGCCGCACGACACCTACTAATTGGAACACTAATGAAATGGGCTCCCTAACCATCTATCGTACCTATCTTTACCACCTTTGTCCTCTAAGAGGCGCCTAAAACGTTAGGCGACTGATCGCTCGGTTTGCATCTCCTAGTTCGTTGCCACTCCATGCCTCTTCCTCTTATCCCTATGgtgggtcggcacagtatgtactactccaccatacatctctatcagccgtcatatctgaatttacccccttttTACGCATATTCTTTCTTCATATCAACGCTGTGTGTTttagaaaaacacataatatgtttctaaaatatcttcacctcacttaattatttaatgtatagAAACAAACATCAACGGCTTTCttacaacaataatatatttatgaaaagtaAAGATCACAACACATTTAGTATCGTGTAATTTTGTACCTACTGTACAGTTTATTTGTAGAtggtttaatatataaaaaaacattcgtaccgaaatgaaaaattaaattttctaatcaTATACATAAAACCGGACCTCTGTCTGTCCGTTAAAAAagcatatatattatatataagttaattaattgaaaaccaCCAAATACAGGTTGCTAGCGACGCGAACCAGTTCGAGCCGGATAAAGGGCATGTCGTCCCATTATTTatcatagttttaatttattacattaaatagtggggggggggggtaatTCTATAGATACCTTGCTATCTATTCGAGACGGGGTTGTGTGAGACTTGTCCACCGACCTCTATAGATTAGGACAAGTCGCCTGAAGTGGCAGCTTTTAGTTCGTTCCGACTTAAAAACGcctgttaatattaataacagttaataaataaataaatatagcctgtCAATGTTTAGAGGTCAATGGACTTGACTCATTATAACCTCTCAGAAAGAAACGACCGGGACCTAACTTCGTACGTAAGATATTAAAAGGTCCACAATGGTAATCTGAGACCCTGCGTTTCTCTTTACTTACGCAATAATTTAAAGCTGAATGTACGCTAACATCTAATGCAACATCAGTGGAAACGAGCGCGCTGAGAGAATTTTAAAAcggtttaatttcat
This genomic interval carries:
- the LOC106712951 gene encoding uncharacterized protein LOC106712951, with protein sequence MKCSGQQQQQQQQQQQAHPCRCSLLIEEVMQQKAPRVPADIKLLQPQCESIPASNSSLQGVRRRLSANFFKATFSSRSKAVSAARAPCATRSVEDTTKIGNAEAKPVTRNRPRSVSHLEDVKLKSRKGIERSKPVSRLDKPERPARPSRAPQPPHDSEPQPVHRKPQTKTSNVILEIVKRSVTPKQGRKGATSEGTSLLPPSLKPRVPEKAKLRLNKLINNNNEVSNANIHQSTAPPAPTAPPAPTAPPVPARGQQGKQEPALKGAPSVSSLDSKHHKVAPARDKPLKIFGSKEKLHKAHKKREPEPDDNNAVAEEGGTGEAGGASALREYGSAEELGSRRGSQECVSLPVTLDSQMHAFHLDLRPRPPSEVSAGSTEGEGEGEAESETAALRREVAAGQAERARLAARLAETASEAARLRGEVSRLRAQEAERAAAVERLADENGALRARLRGVAHSPLSDSEKRQLLLAPAPRRMHSSAPASIALAHNGEGEGEAEGEGEGAGEAGTPEWDKHSSSSLSEVSVACLQDRILQMEEHHYSTSEELQATLAELADLQTQLADAHADNERLADEKQVLLESLCRQTEKLEDSRTKVDTLQELLLREGVEPDALAAGDPGRHLYAVLKTAQEERRLLLGRQEQLAAELAEARAALDRTAKENETLADRLRSTEAALERAESSRAHWEQEAGAARELAGARQHQLGTLEGLLEAAKAKLAGAAEDAAAARAHALAERLAHAQRQLERAHHDARKLHDDALVSRNNAKSTISELEFQVQQARQERAALQGQLHSLQETVSELQIQAQLAADEKLSLLSRASEAATRAGDLERQLQETRARLAQLQRDKERDEAEWKQFQSDLLMTVRVANDFKTEAQRELERLVQENKAARDRVRALEDQLQARPGVNRSESCESARCRSDDEKSFCREGEFGEEAAGQTTGRAAGRTAGRAAGRTAGPAAGQEADVFRDIRTRYLSRVHSVGEPPRAARLVDQAFRKSGAAFTLEIEDVTTDETNDDAGNNDEPLLNSDSGKHKILAEVVLPPFRSKGLPRQNAIDVSGRKLSRRAALDSESEEVGDPAAPCRKLLCKSWSSAIGGGGAGPRRDPPRSLSLDNVSTADGFRDVLKESTSVEFVGGHLSSDISLCTGSSDSVFLPSSFEENNNVLEVENNNRLNHELDVNYKAPCHSPDLLRDHTGVKSSSRDNSTLPYSYLRKDESTPQNCTLNEAMHENPPEIVLSDKLEQDLKKANEELKLTFKAALNRIRRPAAPAAPGAPAAPAAPAAPAAPGALVADDLNKNFTPIVEQSGYENFGIANNAALYESVEETKETTNTPAAGDVSYRLKIHSLHDTNPSPPAAPTMPTTPTTPAAPTTLPLTSRAPLSYLTKDNKVPKNNVKTFLAPLNIVNTSISITDGKTSPVIISPVLLRPVLLRPPAPPAPPAPHAASATIYYDDIDQVVTEDQKTNETLALPAAESTKKKGIYQKNVKPKHLPFVSWKSSSEYLTETKTSSASTKSKESPKINISKISKTPEWLIDNHYYRPTENASIASGGGRADSPQSCAATVREPQENYYEEIGEPIAKRADNLADNRADNRADNRADNRADKRADNRADDDKVCAAPTLPALAREEVLKVPRKPKRPGRREAGRPPAKRENPQTAEDISQTTQAVISLARSPSARDLINRRNAFAKNLGQNVSTQSSQTEVLKPGEMWNSEIFLRTQDRSRAPQQPGTYHWKSLQHKRLSHPIRSLNGPAPAPPPPPPPPPPPRPLPLGAGPGAGPAGAGAGRAEEAAPPAPLLTSASLQDIMASAATHRRGKGVSRQDSRLSVKSLIESIENAAKAAKQAPAADWPPAAPDEPRAATTTPAPAGTTATTATATAATAYLQAGAGAGAGAGAGSGSGGVSGARGGSASPPAAGSQAAPRVLRPTPPPQESAAANTNVPDEERALASLHQKAMESFVRRNSYGDICERKDPLNALQVKNGGSKRNALLKWCQQKTMGYNNIDITNFSSSWNDGLALCALLHSYVGSSRVPYADLTPHDKRTNFALAFAAAEAAGIPTTLNIQDMIQQERPDWQQVMAYVTSIYKHFET